One Salvelinus fontinalis isolate EN_2023a chromosome 27, ASM2944872v1, whole genome shotgun sequence genomic region harbors:
- the fabp7b gene encoding fatty acid binding protein 7, brain, b has protein sequence MVDAFCATWKLVDSENFDEYMKALGVGFATRQVGNVTKPTVIISKEGDKVVVKTQSTFKNTEISFNLGEEFDEATADDRNCKSTVSLEGDKLTHVQKWDGKETKFVRDIKDGKLVMTLTFDDIVAVRTYEKA, from the exons ATGGTTGATGCCTTCTGTGCCACCTGGAAACTGGTCGACAGTGAAAACTTCGATGAGTACATGAAAGCACTTG GTGTTGGTTTTGCAACAAGGCAGGTCGGAAATGTGACCAAACCAACGGTTATCATCTCAAAAGAGGGGGACAAAGTGGTCGTAAAAACCCAGAGTACTTTCAAGAACACTGAAATATCCTTCAACCTGGGGGAGGAGTTTGACGAAGCCACTGCCGATGACAGAAACTGTAAA TCCACTGTGAGCTTGGAGGGCGATAAGCTTACGCACGTTCAGAAGTGGGACGGCAAGGAGACCAAGTTTGTGAGAGATATCAAGGATGGAAAATTGGTCATG ACTCTCACATTTGATGACATTGTGGCAGTGCGTACCTATGAGAAGGCATGA
- the pkib gene encoding cAMP-dependent protein kinase inhibitor beta, with translation MTDVEPVVTDFAATGRTGRRNAVPDIVEAGPADLSDKLAELSVVDDGEGGEGSSSGSPTKSPTEGEEKAEGT, from the exons ATGACTGATGTGGAGCCTGTTGTCACCGACTTTGCAGCCACGGGGAGGACTGGCCGGAGGAACGCTGTACCTGATATCGTTGAGGCGGGGCCTGCTGACCTGTCAGACAAACTAGCAGAGCTTTCTGTTGTAG AtgatggagaaggaggagagggctcGTCCTCTGGAAGCCCAACGAAGAGTCCTACAGAGGgtgaggagaaggcagaggggaCGTAA